The proteins below come from a single Mangifera indica cultivar Alphonso chromosome 16, CATAS_Mindica_2.1, whole genome shotgun sequence genomic window:
- the LOC123199106 gene encoding uncharacterized protein LOC123199106, producing MSAQLSKTDSEVSSLTQSSPTRSPRRAVYYVQSPSRDSHDGEKTTNSFHSTPVLSPMGSPPHSHSNSSLGPHSSRESASTRLSASLKPQHHRKNNDRKSRKPWKEFDAIEEEGLLDGENFHSGVSCRFYFLTFVVGFFVLFSLFSLILWGASKPQKPTVTMKSIAFDQFVVQAGADFSGVATEMVSMNCTVKLTFRNTATFFGVHVTSTPLDLSFSQLTVATGTIHKFYQSRKSQRSLTVTMKGSNIPLYGGGASLGSVNGAPIEPVPLTLSLMVRSRAYVLGRLVKPKFYKRVECGVIMDPKKMNVNMSLKNKCSYR from the exons ATGTCCGCTCAGCTCTCAAAAACTGACTCAGAGGTTAGTAGTCTGACTCAGTCCTCGCCCACAAGATCTCCCCGCCGTGCAGTCTACTACGTGCAGAGCCCGTCGAGAGATTCTCACGATGGTGAAAAGACGACAAACTCCTTCCACTCGACGCCTGTGCTCAGCCCCATGGGCTCGCCGCCTCACTCTCATTCCAACTCTTCGTTAGGCCCTCATTCTTCTCGTGAGTCGGCCTCCACTCGCCTCTCCGCCTCACTCAAACCCCAACACCACCGCAAGAACAATGACCGCAAGTCTCGCAAGCCGTGGAAGGAGTTTGACGCCATTGAAGAAGAGGGACTTCTTGACGGAGAAAACTTTCACAGCGGTGTCTCTTGTCGCTTCTATTTTCTCACTTTTGTTGTGGGATTCTTTGTGCTTTTCTCTTTGTTCTCCTTGATCTTGTGGGGCGCTAGTAAACCTCAAAAACCCACCGTCACAATGAAG AGCATTGCATTTGATCAATTCGTGGTTCAAGCTGGTGCGGATTTTTCCGGAGTAGCAACAGAAATGGTGTCgatgaattgcacagtgaagcTCACATTTCGCAACACTGCTACATTTTTTGGCGTACATGTAACATCAACACCGCTAGATCTATCATTCTCGCAGCTAACTGTAGCCACCGGAACA ATACATAAGTTTTATCAATCAAGAAAGAGCCAGAGATCACTTACAGTGACAATGAAGGGAAGCAACATTCCATTGTACGGAGGGGGAGCCAGCTTGGGCAGTGTAAACGGTGCACCGATTGAGCCAGTGCCATTGACGCTGAGCTTGATGGTTCGATCACGAGCTTACGTTTTGGGGAGATTAGTGAAACCCAAGTTCTATAAGAGAGTGGAATGCGGCGTCATTATGGACCCAAAGAAAATGAATGTAAATATGTCGTTGAAGAACAAATGCAGTTACCGGTGA